CTGTCGTTTGGATGTTTGATGATAATTTTGAAAAAATAGGTTATCGATATTTTAATTCAGGTGCTATTATTGAAACGGAAACCGGAACCTATGCGGATAAAAATGCGGCTATTACACAGGAATATGTCATGTGGAATCATGGTATAAGTGAAGTGGTCAATAGTCTGATAAAAAATGGACTCCAAATCGCACAACTTGATGAATTTGATTATTCCCCCTATAATTGCTTTAACGGGACGATTGAATTTGAAAAGAATAAATATCGGATTGAACTACTTGAGGACAAAATTCCAATGGTCTATGCGATAGTGGCCATAAAGAAATAACATCTGAGCGTTGGACGATCAAAAAAAGGAACTATGATCAAGCATAAATGGTATACAGGTGCATTCTGTGCGTTTACCGGGACATATTCTTGGTGTCGAGGCGATATTTGGTGAAAAGGACGAAACGTTAATCCTTCGTCACGATGCAGGCAATGGCGCAGAACCGTACATAAAAGGGATTTTGATGGCTGTAAATAAATTGTCGACCTTTGAGGGCTTGAAGCGCGGATTGGATACTGTAATGGATATATAGAAGCGAAGATGTCGAATAATCGGGGTTAAAAAATTAGATTATTTTCTACTAAAATAATTAGTATAATACTGTTTTTTATTTTT
The window above is part of the Sphingobacterium sp. ML3W genome. Proteins encoded here:
- a CDS encoding dihydrodipicolinate reductase C-terminal domain-containing protein, which translates into the protein MHSVRLPGHILGVEAIFGEKDETLILRHDAGNGAEPYIKGILMAVNKLSTFEGLKRGLDTVMDI